In Parasegetibacter sp. NRK P23, a single genomic region encodes these proteins:
- the aroQ gene encoding type II 3-dehydroquinate dehydratase, producing the protein MRIAIINGPNLNLLGKREPDIYGAQTFEDYFATLKAVFPDITFTYFQSNVEGELINALQEFGFDYDGIIMNPGGYTHTSVAIGDCIAGIRTPVIEVHISNVHAREDFRKISHVSAKAKGTICGLGMKGYALAVQAFL; encoded by the coding sequence ATGCGCATCGCCATCATCAACGGTCCTAACCTGAACCTGCTTGGAAAACGTGAGCCCGATATCTACGGGGCGCAAACTTTTGAAGATTATTTCGCAACGCTGAAAGCAGTTTTTCCGGACATCACTTTCACTTATTTCCAGAGTAACGTGGAAGGAGAACTCATCAACGCTTTGCAGGAATTTGGTTTTGACTACGATGGCATCATCATGAATCCTGGCGGTTACACGCATACATCCGTGGCCATCGGGGATTGTATTGCCGGCATACGCACACCGGTAATTGAAGTGCATATCAGTAATGTTCATGCGCGGGAAGATTTCCGGAAGATTTCACACGTATCGGCGAAGGCGAAGGGAACGATCTGCGGGTTAGGGATGAAGGGGTATGCGTTGGCGGTACAGGCTTTCCTGTAG
- the rplQ gene encoding 50S ribosomal protein L17: MRHGDKINNLGRKKAHREALLSNLSIELINHKKIVTTLAKAKALRTYVEPLITKSTKNASKEQIMHQSRVVFSYLQNKEAVKELFTVVAPKVAARPGGYTRILKLGKRVGDNAELALIELVDFNEVYGKATAKADEPAKKTRRSRSAKKAETTAPAAEATPAEETAAPAEDKAAE, encoded by the coding sequence ATGCGCCACGGCGATAAAATCAACAACCTGGGTCGTAAGAAAGCCCACCGCGAAGCGTTGCTCAGCAACCTTTCTATCGAACTGATCAACCACAAAAAGATCGTTACCACTTTGGCCAAAGCCAAGGCGCTGCGCACTTATGTGGAGCCCCTGATCACCAAGTCCACCAAGAACGCCAGCAAAGAGCAGATCATGCACCAGAGCCGCGTTGTTTTCAGCTACCTGCAAAACAAAGAGGCCGTGAAAGAACTGTTCACAGTGGTGGCGCCTAAAGTGGCTGCACGTCCCGGTGGTTACACCAGGATCCTGAAACTCGGTAAAAGGGTGGGTGACAATGCTGAACTGGCACTGATCGAACTGGTTGACTTCAACGAGGTTTACGGTAAAGCGACCGCTAAAGCCGATGAGCCCGCGAAGAAAACACGTCGTAGCAGAAGCGCTAAGAAAGCAGAAACCACTGCTCCTGCCGCTGAAGCTACACCGGCTGAAGAAACTGCCGCTCCTGCGGAAGATAAAGCAGCTGAATAA
- the carA gene encoding glutamine-hydrolyzing carbamoyl-phosphate synthase small subunit: MANTSSSQAILLLEDGTVHYGKAFGKIGTTAGEICFNTGMTGYQEVFTDPSYYGQILIMNSVHVGNYGVKEEDVESGNVKIRGLIGRNLEEQYSRLQANGSLQDYLVENNIVAIEDVDTRSLVAHVRTKGAMNCIISSEILDLEQLKAELAKVPSMDGLELASQVSTTEAYELGDPNAEIRIAVMDYGVKRNILRCMTDRGAFVKVFPAKTPLEEVNNFKPDGYFISNGPGDPAPMDYAITAVKTLMEENKPMFGICLGHQLLALANGIPTFKMHHGHRGLNHPVKNLVTGRCEISTQNHGFGVDPEAVKKADHIEITHLNLNDHSIEGIRVKGKPAFSVQYHPEATPGPHDSRYLFDDFIQLIRDSKK; encoded by the coding sequence ATGGCGAATACCTCTTCTTCTCAGGCCATCCTTCTTCTGGAAGATGGCACCGTACACTACGGAAAAGCTTTTGGTAAGATCGGCACCACCGCTGGTGAAATATGCTTCAATACCGGCATGACCGGTTACCAGGAAGTGTTTACCGACCCTAGTTATTACGGGCAGATTCTTATCATGAACTCGGTGCATGTGGGCAACTACGGTGTGAAGGAAGAAGATGTCGAATCAGGCAACGTGAAAATCCGCGGACTGATCGGACGCAACCTCGAAGAACAGTATTCCCGCCTTCAGGCCAACGGTTCCCTCCAGGACTACCTGGTGGAGAACAACATCGTGGCCATCGAGGACGTGGATACCCGCTCGCTCGTGGCGCACGTACGCACCAAAGGGGCCATGAACTGCATCATCTCCTCGGAAATCCTCGACCTGGAGCAACTGAAGGCCGAACTGGCTAAAGTGCCCTCCATGGATGGGCTGGAACTGGCTTCACAGGTAAGTACCACCGAAGCGTATGAACTGGGTGATCCTAATGCTGAAATACGCATCGCCGTAATGGACTACGGGGTGAAAAGAAATATCCTCCGCTGCATGACCGATCGCGGCGCTTTCGTGAAAGTGTTCCCGGCGAAAACACCATTGGAAGAAGTAAATAACTTCAAACCGGATGGTTACTTTATCTCCAATGGTCCCGGTGATCCGGCACCGATGGATTACGCCATCACCGCGGTAAAAACATTGATGGAAGAAAACAAGCCCATGTTCGGTATCTGTCTTGGTCACCAGTTGCTGGCCCTGGCCAATGGTATCCCCACATTCAAAATGCACCACGGACACCGCGGTCTTAACCACCCGGTGAAAAACCTGGTTACCGGCCGGTGTGAGATCAGTACGCAGAACCACGGTTTCGGAGTTGACCCGGAAGCGGTGAAAAAAGCGGACCATATCGAGATCACACACCTCAACCTGAACGATCACTCCATTGAAGGGATCCGCGTGAAAGGAAAACCTGCCTTCTCGGTACAATACCACCCGGAAGCCACACCGGGCCCGCACGACAGCCGCTACCTTTTCGATGATTTTATTCAACTCATCAGGGATAGTAAAAAATAG